In Spirochaeta lutea, the following proteins share a genomic window:
- a CDS encoding motility protein A, producing the protein MDLGTVVGMIVGFGMVVFGIFTGGVGIGYYIDPGSVLIVVGGSIGSMLISAPLSRTLGLGRYFGILLNTPNYQEAKVINDLVAFAERARREGLLALEDNLEEVEDEFMRKGIQLVVDGTDPEIIKNILYTELNQIDERHQDGIEYFGNWGSLAPAFGMIGTLIGLIAMLANLEDQAGIAQGMATALITTLYGSMMANIFLLPFRNKLTDRNKYEMRQKEIVIEGILSIQSGDNPRILLEKLLSFLPPGEREPIKAESSQA; encoded by the coding sequence ATGGATCTGGGAACAGTCGTTGGAATGATAGTCGGTTTTGGCATGGTGGTATTCGGTATCTTTACCGGTGGGGTAGGTATCGGATACTACATTGATCCGGGCTCTGTTCTCATTGTAGTCGGCGGTTCTATCGGGTCCATGCTTATTTCTGCACCCCTGTCCCGAACCCTCGGCCTGGGACGTTACTTCGGCATTCTTCTAAACACCCCAAATTACCAGGAGGCCAAGGTCATAAACGATCTTGTCGCCTTTGCCGAACGGGCACGCCGGGAAGGTCTGCTTGCCTTGGAGGACAACCTGGAAGAGGTTGAAGATGAGTTTATGCGGAAGGGGATTCAGCTGGTGGTGGACGGGACAGACCCCGAGATTATCAAAAACATTCTGTATACCGAGCTGAATCAGATAGATGAACGCCACCAGGACGGCATTGAGTATTTCGGGAACTGGGGCTCCCTTGCCCCGGCATTCGGGATGATCGGAACCCTTATCGGACTCATTGCCATGCTGGCAAACCTAGAAGACCAGGCGGGCATTGCACAGGGTATGGCTACGGCCCTGATAACAACCCTGTACGGATCCATGATGGCGAATATATTCCTCCTGCCCTTCAGGAACAAACTCACCGACCGAAATAAGTACGAGATGAGGCAGAAGGAGATTGTTATTGAAGGGATTCTTTCCATTCAGAGCGGGGACAACCCCCGTATTCTCCTTGAAAAACTGTTAAGCTTCCTTCCTCCTGGCGAACGAGAGCCCATCAAGGCCGAATCCAGTCAGGCATAG
- the motB gene encoding flagellar motor protein MotB — MAERKKKQKCPEGVPEYMLTYGDMVTLLLTFFVMMFTTATVDGYKLQLILAAFQGLGNFDGGNTLAEGRLAELGNNIESLPSLQAGRSLAQARRLAVSLFEPEVKANKVRITEDERGLVISLASDAFFDTASAQVKIEQTRDVLIKLAQLLNSPGVGNRLFRIEGHTDDEPTDPNGPWPTNWHLGMARALNTMLYLTEFGAPEPRFQVMTFGEFRPLVSNQTPEGMAYNRRVDVIILTEGNL, encoded by the coding sequence ATGGCTGAGCGTAAAAAGAAACAAAAATGCCCCGAAGGGGTGCCTGAATACATGCTTACCTACGGGGACATGGTTACCCTGTTATTGACCTTCTTTGTAATGATGTTCACCACTGCCACGGTGGACGGATACAAGCTTCAGCTTATTCTTGCAGCCTTCCAGGGGCTGGGTAATTTTGACGGCGGTAATACCCTGGCTGAAGGCAGGCTGGCTGAATTGGGCAACAATATAGAGAGTTTACCCAGTTTGCAAGCAGGGCGGAGTCTTGCCCAAGCACGGCGGCTGGCCGTCAGTCTTTTTGAACCCGAGGTAAAGGCGAATAAGGTTCGGATTACCGAGGATGAACGAGGACTGGTAATCTCTCTGGCCTCCGACGCCTTCTTTGATACCGCCAGCGCCCAGGTTAAAATAGAACAGACCCGGGATGTTCTGATAAAACTAGCCCAGCTCCTGAATAGTCCCGGGGTGGGAAACCGGCTGTTCAGAATTGAAGGCCATACCGATGACGAGCCCACCGACCCCAATGGACCCTGGCCTACAAACTGGCATCTGGGAATGGCCCGGGCATTAAACACCATGCTCTACCTCACGGAATTCGGAGCCCCGGAACCGCGCTTTCAGGTGATGACCTTCGGTGAATTCCGGCCCCTGGTTTCCAACCAAACCCCCGAGGGAATGGCGTACAACCGCCGGGTAGATGTAATCATTCTGACCGAGGGTAACCTCTGA
- a CDS encoding flagellar basal body-associated FliL family protein yields the protein MSDDFLEGDDDVLSAEGAGGKDAKQKVGFLPAIVIQVLKWGAIILGLIILVVTIVIVTLNILGATGPGQARTDITEDYQQDLPVYSYHALDELRGITSDEVRRTYVVEVQIGYDEGDDATLNEILKRKVPMTDILLGWFSEQTAAYLLNNSNREEIRNKVKALLNRILTRDIREVRFTKFQVLEF from the coding sequence ATGTCTGATGATTTTTTGGAAGGTGATGATGATGTCCTTTCCGCGGAAGGTGCTGGAGGGAAGGATGCAAAACAGAAGGTTGGCTTTCTTCCTGCGATAGTTATCCAGGTACTTAAGTGGGGCGCCATCATTCTGGGACTTATTATCCTGGTGGTAACCATCGTCATAGTCACTCTGAACATCCTCGGGGCAACCGGGCCTGGACAGGCGCGAACAGATATTACCGAGGATTACCAGCAGGATCTGCCGGTGTATTCCTACCATGCCTTGGATGAGCTGCGGGGAATCACCAGCGACGAGGTGCGTAGGACCTATGTCGTAGAGGTGCAGATTGGGTATGACGAGGGTGATGATGCCACACTGAACGAGATCCTGAAGCGTAAGGTACCCATGACGGATATTCTCTTAGGCTGGTTCAGCGAACAGACAGCCGCGTACCTACTAAATAACTCGAACCGCGAAGAAATCCGCAACAAGGTCAAGGCTCTGCTGAATCGAATACTCACCAGAGATATCAGGGAAGTGCGGTTTACGAAATTCCAAGTTTTGGAATTCTAG
- the fliM gene encoding flagellar motor switch protein FliM translates to MTEVLSQDEIDQLLTAISSGDIDTEDVATHSESSNRKIKIYDFKRPDKFSKEQIRTVSIMHETFARLTTTSLSANLRSLVQVHVASVDQLTYEEFIRSIPNPTTLAVINMDPLKGSAILEIDPAITFSIIDRLFGGKGEGTKVTRDLTDIEQSVMEGIIVRILGNMREAWSQVIDLRPRLGQIETNPQFAQIVPPTEMVVLVTLETKVGDVEGMMNFCIPYLTIEPIISKLSAQYWYSSVRRGTTTENLNTLRDRLSAIEVDVVAEIGRLQLTMRDVLSLRVGDVIRLQNVRISDAMSLNVGNKTKFLCKPGLMGKKLAVQIIKQIKGPDADEFEELAAEVDEV, encoded by the coding sequence ATGACTGAGGTTTTGTCCCAGGACGAAATTGACCAACTACTAACCGCGATTTCATCTGGGGATATCGATACAGAGGACGTTGCAACTCACAGTGAAAGCTCTAATCGTAAGATAAAAATTTACGATTTCAAGCGACCGGATAAGTTTTCTAAGGAACAGATCAGAACTGTGTCCATCATGCACGAAACCTTCGCCCGGTTAACCACCACCTCCCTTTCAGCCAATCTGCGGAGCCTGGTCCAGGTCCATGTTGCCAGCGTAGACCAGTTGACCTACGAGGAGTTTATCCGATCCATCCCAAACCCCACGACCCTGGCGGTAATAAATATGGATCCCCTTAAGGGGTCTGCAATCCTGGAAATTGATCCAGCCATAACCTTTTCCATCATTGACCGCCTCTTCGGTGGAAAGGGTGAGGGAACCAAGGTAACCAGGGATCTCACCGATATTGAACAGTCCGTCATGGAGGGTATCATTGTTCGGATTCTCGGTAACATGCGGGAAGCCTGGAGCCAGGTTATCGATCTTCGGCCCCGGCTGGGTCAGATAGAAACGAATCCCCAGTTCGCCCAGATCGTCCCCCCTACAGAGATGGTCGTTCTGGTAACCCTGGAGACGAAGGTCGGCGATGTGGAGGGGATGATGAATTTCTGTATCCCCTATCTTACCATCGAGCCTATAATTTCAAAGCTTTCCGCCCAATACTGGTATAGCTCGGTACGCCGCGGTACCACCACTGAAAACCTTAATACCCTTCGAGATCGCCTCTCGGCAATTGAGGTTGATGTGGTAGCAGAAATCGGGCGATTGCAGCTCACAATGCGGGATGTGTTATCCCTGAGGGTGGGGGATGTCATTCGTCTACAGAACGTGCGGATAAGCGATGCTATGTCTCTGAACGTTGGAAATAAAACAAAATTCCTATGTAAACCCGGATTGATGGGTAAAAAACTGGCCGTACAGATTATTAAACAGATTAAAGGTCCGGACGCCGATGAATTTGAGGAATTGGCAGCAGAGGTCGATGAGGTTTAA
- the fliN gene encoding flagellar motor switch protein FliN, with protein sequence MSDGSLSQDEIDALLQGSTGMDLEEPKPAGSDGLSDQQVKQFISIIQGTVDTQGSNFAMLLGKSVTIGAPKSEQLSKAELAGGLEDGGVQLHLDLEDGVDGSHGYLISKETALGIAGPMMGLDGVDLDDAAMNALQEAFSNLSGPVVTALSDSTGKSFMTQPPEGEEFTGRPAVRGQKFLRIAYPLSIEGNDAGTIYQYFELPAVASMLEKGKSGGSSSNDPLSQAMNMQNQSMPDMSGLEGWGMSGGGAQGGGQAMQGNGASVQSVQFPSFNQGAQGQGEQGNIGLLMDVYMEMTVELGRTKRLIKDILGMGEGTIIELDKLAGEPVDILVNHKLIARGEVVVIDENFGVRVTEIISTMERINNMT encoded by the coding sequence ATGAGTGATGGATCCCTCTCTCAAGATGAAATTGATGCATTGTTGCAGGGTTCTACCGGAATGGATTTGGAAGAACCGAAACCTGCAGGTTCTGACGGATTAAGTGATCAACAGGTTAAGCAGTTTATCTCTATCATCCAGGGAACCGTAGATACTCAAGGCTCGAATTTTGCTATGCTACTTGGCAAATCCGTAACCATTGGAGCCCCTAAATCCGAGCAGCTTAGCAAGGCTGAGCTAGCCGGCGGTTTGGAAGATGGCGGCGTACAACTCCATCTGGATCTCGAGGACGGAGTAGACGGCAGTCATGGCTACCTGATCAGCAAGGAGACGGCCCTCGGTATAGCCGGACCCATGATGGGTCTGGATGGGGTGGATCTGGACGATGCCGCCATGAATGCCCTGCAGGAGGCGTTTTCAAACCTCTCCGGACCAGTGGTTACCGCTCTCTCGGATTCAACAGGGAAGAGTTTTATGACTCAACCTCCCGAGGGCGAGGAATTCACCGGAAGGCCAGCCGTCCGGGGACAGAAGTTCTTACGGATTGCCTACCCGCTGAGTATCGAAGGCAACGATGCAGGTACCATCTACCAGTATTTTGAGCTTCCAGCTGTCGCTTCCATGCTGGAGAAGGGAAAGTCTGGGGGATCCTCTTCCAATGATCCCCTGAGTCAAGCCATGAATATGCAGAATCAAAGTATGCCCGATATGTCCGGCCTTGAAGGATGGGGCATGTCAGGGGGAGGCGCCCAGGGAGGCGGTCAGGCCATGCAGGGTAACGGCGCCTCGGTTCAGTCCGTGCAATTTCCGAGCTTCAACCAAGGTGCCCAGGGCCAAGGTGAGCAGGGTAACATCGGTCTACTCATGGATGTCTACATGGAGATGACCGTAGAATTAGGACGAACCAAGCGCCTGATTAAAGACATCCTTGGAATGGGTGAAGGGACAATCATTGAATTAGACAAGCTTGCCGGTGAGCCAGTGGACATTTTGGTCAATCATAAGCTCATTGCCCGAGGAGAAGTAGTAGTAATTGATGAAAATTTCGGTGTTCGTGTCACTGAGATCATTTCTACTATGGAAAGAATTAATAATATGACGTAG
- the fliO gene encoding flagellar biosynthetic protein FliO produces MFGQQTSESTGSTLGEGAGAVQSNQAQNNAVTDPNSNQNEISISNTRGASGSGNYVPTDEESLAFPGEDAEDVQPGEDEDSSAYQAIGLSDVIRMVLVLVLVILVIYGLYYLLKRLNKPQKSESGMIALREQTSLGGSRNLYLVEVGNQIFLLGASDSSFQLLTEITDDETKQEIILNSQKNQADQGRSFSALLSRWLPGGAAQTPDGEVKPPHQDQKQGYDFLQNQRERLKKW; encoded by the coding sequence GTGTTCGGACAACAGACATCGGAATCTACAGGCTCAACCCTTGGGGAAGGAGCTGGTGCTGTACAGTCGAACCAGGCGCAGAACAACGCTGTTACGGATCCCAATTCCAATCAGAATGAAATCTCAATCTCAAACACGAGAGGTGCCTCCGGGTCAGGGAACTATGTACCCACTGATGAGGAGAGTCTGGCCTTCCCCGGGGAGGATGCCGAGGATGTGCAGCCCGGAGAGGATGAAGACTCCTCGGCATACCAGGCAATTGGATTAAGCGATGTCATCAGGATGGTCCTGGTCCTGGTTCTGGTCATCTTGGTTATCTACGGTTTGTATTACCTGCTCAAGCGCCTCAACAAGCCTCAGAAATCCGAATCAGGTATGATTGCCCTTCGAGAACAGACCTCCCTGGGTGGATCTCGAAATCTATATCTGGTGGAGGTCGGGAACCAGATTTTCCTGTTGGGGGCAAGTGATTCGTCCTTCCAACTCTTAACCGAAATCACCGATGACGAAACCAAGCAAGAAATAATTCTCAATTCCCAAAAAAACCAGGCAGACCAGGGGCGCAGTTTTTCCGCCTTGCTCTCCCGGTGGCTGCCCGGTGGAGCCGCCCAAACCCCGGATGGGGAGGTGAAACCCCCGCACCAAGACCAGAAACAAGGATACGATTTTTTACAAAACCAACGCGAGAGGTTAAAAAAATGGTAG
- the fliP gene encoding flagellar type III secretion system pore protein FliP (The bacterial flagellar biogenesis protein FliP forms a type III secretion system (T3SS)-type pore required for flagellar assembly.) → MGLFLPLIPTLGQTIDDTGLSAVSPELILQGGEELPLPFFDLSVRQPQGNQEVALAVQLLLVLAVLSLAPSIIILTTSFLRIAIVFDFIKRAIGLQQVPPTQVLMGVALFLTIFIMWPTFSAVYENAYQPMANEEIGIEEAYTRLEGEFRVFMYRQMRNSPDSIRLFMRLSDLPRPENLSQVPTHVLIPAFVLNEMTVAFKIGILLFIPFIIIDMVVSSTLMSMGMIMLPPVMISMPFKLILFVLVDGWTLLTQQLVASFG, encoded by the coding sequence ATGGGACTCTTCCTGCCCCTTATACCTACCCTCGGTCAGACCATTGATGATACCGGTTTGAGTGCTGTTTCGCCTGAGTTGATCTTGCAGGGAGGGGAGGAATTGCCTCTTCCTTTCTTCGACCTATCCGTCAGGCAGCCCCAGGGGAACCAGGAGGTGGCCCTGGCAGTCCAGCTCCTCCTAGTGTTGGCTGTGTTATCCCTTGCTCCGTCCATTATTATTCTGACTACCAGTTTTCTACGCATCGCTATCGTCTTTGATTTTATCAAACGGGCTATCGGGCTTCAGCAGGTTCCTCCGACTCAGGTGCTCATGGGGGTCGCTCTCTTTCTAACCATATTTATCATGTGGCCCACCTTTAGTGCAGTCTATGAAAATGCCTACCAGCCGATGGCGAATGAGGAGATCGGCATAGAAGAGGCGTATACCCGGCTTGAAGGGGAATTTAGGGTATTTATGTACCGCCAGATGCGCAACAGTCCGGATTCCATCCGGTTGTTTATGCGCCTCTCGGATCTGCCTCGACCGGAAAACCTGAGCCAGGTTCCCACCCATGTACTTATACCGGCCTTTGTCTTAAATGAGATGACCGTGGCCTTTAAAATCGGAATTTTACTTTTCATCCCCTTTATCATCATCGACATGGTGGTTTCCAGCACCCTCATGTCCATGGGAATGATCATGCTTCCACCGGTCATGATAAGTATGCCTTTTAAGTTGATTCTGTTTGTTCTCGTGGACGGTTGGACGCTGTTAACCCAGCAGCTCGTGGCAAGCTTTGGATAG
- the fliQ gene encoding flagellar biosynthesis protein FliQ: MDMGTAVTILRGGIFQILILSAPMLLIGMAVGLIISIFQATTSIQEQTLTFVPKIAAILIVLMFFGPWMIGTLMNYTVALFSQIPGMVR; the protein is encoded by the coding sequence ATGGACATGGGTACGGCAGTTACAATTCTACGCGGCGGCATATTTCAGATCCTGATTCTCTCAGCACCGATGCTGCTTATCGGGATGGCCGTGGGGCTGATCATTTCAATCTTTCAGGCCACCACCTCTATTCAGGAGCAAACCCTTACCTTCGTACCCAAAATTGCCGCCATTCTCATCGTGCTTATGTTTTTCGGACCTTGGATGATCGGAACGCTCATGAACTATACCGTGGCATTATTCAGTCAGATACCAGGTATGGTACGGTAA
- the fliR gene encoding flagellar biosynthetic protein FliR has protein sequence MNWNEILEQAPQFFLIFARIFALLSVAPLVSSSGIPGLVRSALALMTSFVVFPVVTASSQVIVTGISLLWIALLIGEILIGLIYGFLIQLVYSAFQTAGQFFSMQMGFGASQVFDPLAQVEVPLMGQFFNLAAMFIFLTTQGMQKLFIGGIQYSFRTIRAQDFLLIREGLMSALVGSVGKLFQQALVLSFPILGTLFLVSLTMGLLAKAAPQMNLLMLGFPIAIFVAFMVIFIVLPPLMDTFGSLIEDAFRTASFLLRIPSEVTP, from the coding sequence ATGAATTGGAATGAGATTCTAGAACAAGCACCTCAGTTCTTTCTCATTTTCGCACGTATCTTTGCCTTACTCTCCGTCGCCCCTCTGGTGTCATCCTCCGGGATACCCGGTTTGGTGCGATCCGCTCTGGCCCTGATGACCAGCTTTGTTGTCTTCCCTGTGGTGACAGCCAGCAGCCAGGTTATAGTAACCGGGATCAGTCTGCTCTGGATTGCCCTTCTCATCGGAGAAATTCTGATCGGACTAATCTACGGCTTCCTAATCCAACTGGTCTATTCCGCCTTTCAAACGGCGGGGCAATTTTTCTCCATGCAGATGGGGTTCGGTGCGTCCCAGGTTTTCGATCCCCTGGCCCAGGTTGAGGTTCCCCTTATGGGCCAATTCTTTAACCTCGCTGCGATGTTCATCTTTCTCACCACCCAGGGGATGCAGAAGCTGTTCATCGGGGGAATCCAGTACAGCTTCCGTACCATCCGCGCCCAAGACTTTCTGCTGATACGCGAGGGCTTAATGTCTGCCCTGGTAGGAAGTGTGGGAAAGTTATTCCAGCAGGCCCTAGTTCTGTCTTTCCCAATCCTGGGTACCCTCTTTTTGGTGAGCCTTACCATGGGGCTGCTGGCCAAGGCTGCTCCCCAGATGAACCTCCTCATGCTTGGATTCCCCATTGCTATCTTTGTTGCCTTCATGGTGATTTTCATAGTCCTACCCCCCCTCATGGATACCTTTGGCAGTTTAATCGAGGACGCCTTTCGAACCGCGAGCTTCCTGCTCCGGATCCCATCGGAGGTCACGCCATGA
- the flhB gene encoding flagellar biosynthesis protein FlhB, whose product MMVSLSARPCPANGIRPRISLEILNEDFFRAMDYQWFAAEDEGRTEDPTEHKKKKAREEGKVAKSPDVTSAIILIFAIITFSVAGQYFVNTMGEMVRYYLRLATEVDVVTDRVLDRAFISFFIRLVAPIALVCFVAALAGNLMQVGFLFTTKPLKPDFKRIAPNFVNFFKRALLSTEALYNLFKSIGKIIIIATIAILNIQGSFNKLLQLMKVSFMQSFQLIAQIAFSMVLQTAIVLLVLSLFDYLFQRKQHLDSLKMTKQEIKEERKTYEGDPLVKSRLRQRMREILSQNMMQQIPNADVVITNPTHYAIALEYKMDSMQAPMVTAKGVDTIAQRIKQLAFEHDVPVIENRPLARALHAEVDLGDVIPERYYEAVVAVFKEIYRMNKKKEAV is encoded by the coding sequence ATGATGGTGAGCTTATCGGCAAGACCCTGCCCTGCAAACGGTATTCGACCCCGGATTTCCCTTGAGATTCTGAATGAAGACTTTTTCCGTGCCATGGATTATCAGTGGTTCGCCGCTGAAGATGAGGGCCGGACCGAAGACCCTACGGAGCATAAGAAAAAGAAGGCCCGTGAAGAGGGAAAGGTTGCGAAAAGCCCGGATGTTACCAGTGCTATTATTCTGATATTTGCCATAATAACCTTTTCGGTGGCCGGTCAGTATTTTGTAAACACTATGGGAGAGATGGTCAGGTACTATCTCCGATTGGCAACCGAGGTGGATGTGGTAACCGACCGGGTACTGGATCGAGCGTTTATCTCGTTTTTTATCCGGTTAGTAGCGCCCATCGCCCTCGTATGCTTCGTAGCAGCCTTGGCGGGCAACCTGATGCAGGTTGGGTTTTTATTCACTACCAAACCCCTTAAGCCTGACTTTAAACGGATCGCTCCGAATTTCGTTAATTTTTTCAAGCGGGCCCTGCTATCCACCGAAGCGCTTTATAATCTCTTTAAATCCATTGGGAAGATTATCATCATTGCAACCATTGCGATTTTGAACATTCAAGGCAGCTTCAATAAGCTTCTGCAGCTCATGAAAGTCAGTTTTATGCAGAGCTTTCAGCTTATCGCCCAGATTGCCTTTTCGATGGTGCTGCAAACCGCCATCGTCCTTCTGGTATTATCCCTATTCGATTACCTTTTTCAGCGCAAACAGCACCTGGATTCCCTCAAAATGACAAAGCAGGAGATCAAGGAAGAACGGAAAACCTATGAGGGTGATCCCCTAGTAAAGAGCCGGCTTCGTCAGCGGATGCGGGAAATCCTTTCCCAGAACATGATGCAGCAAATACCCAATGCTGATGTGGTCATTACAAACCCGACCCATTACGCCATTGCTCTGGAGTATAAGATGGACTCCATGCAGGCTCCCATGGTTACGGCGAAGGGAGTGGATACCATTGCCCAGCGTATCAAGCAACTTGCCTTTGAGCATGATGTTCCGGTTATAGAAAACAGACCCCTGGCGAGGGCCCTCCATGCCGAGGTTGACCTGGGCGATGTCATCCCCGAGCGCTACTACGAGGCTGTGGTCGCTGTCTTCAAGGAAATTTACCGAATGAACAAAAAGAAGGAGGCTGTATAG
- the flhA gene encoding flagellar biosynthesis protein FlhA, producing MSDIPSMLGSAFLKDRSDALVAVGVVVVVMMLIIPLPTVLLDLFQSFNLIITLLILLIVLYTQRAMDFSIFPTILLVSTVFSLALNVSSTRLILAQGSDFGGQLVRAFGNFVVGTEGTQGLVIGIIIYIIVVAVQFLVITKGATRVAEVAARFTLDALPGKQMAIDQEYSSGLITEAEAQKRKSDLQKEVDFYGAMDGASKFVQGNVTVGILITVINIVGGMIVGMTLHGETLDVAVNTYISLTIGDGLISQFPALLVSTATGLIVTRSISDGTFGSDVTQQFSRQGRVYWIAAIFLLVLSFLPGFPWYVLLPMSIASGFLAYRLNRREVRREAEGVMGKKSEEEQAAADQSNEISPVAPLDPISLELGYGLVPLVDKDQGAELLERITKIRRESALDLGLVVPRIRIIDNMRLDPAEYCLKIRGVEVGRGMLRMGMYLSINPGGVTEEIPGEKTRDPAFGLPALWISEDQRDRAERSGYTVVDPPSIIATHLTELIKRHASEILGRQEVKAILDTLKKDYSAVVEEIQGVLGIGEVQKVLQGLLREQVSIRNMVAILETLADYGKLTKDLSFLIEKTRQALARQITMQYVDEQKTLHVITLEPSLEQSIIDSRLETAGGVVSGLPPDEQRRWINGVLNTVRSVQEQGYYPIILCQEAARPLVKESTKRDLPDLIVLSVPEIIDEIRVEGIAEIQL from the coding sequence GTGAGTGATATACCGTCAATGCTCGGATCTGCCTTCTTAAAGGACCGTAGCGATGCCCTGGTAGCTGTGGGAGTGGTGGTTGTGGTCATGATGCTTATCATCCCATTACCCACCGTACTATTGGACTTGTTTCAGTCGTTTAACCTCATAATCACCCTGTTGATCCTATTAATTGTGCTCTACACCCAGCGGGCTATGGACTTTTCGATTTTTCCGACCATTTTGTTGGTGTCCACGGTCTTTTCCCTTGCATTGAATGTTTCCAGTACGCGTCTCATTCTTGCCCAGGGCAGTGACTTCGGCGGACAGCTAGTACGTGCCTTCGGGAACTTCGTTGTTGGTACCGAGGGTACCCAGGGGCTCGTGATCGGAATTATCATTTATATTATTGTCGTGGCTGTACAGTTCCTGGTTATTACCAAGGGCGCTACCAGGGTTGCCGAGGTTGCAGCACGATTTACCCTGGATGCCCTCCCGGGAAAACAGATGGCCATAGACCAGGAGTATTCTTCCGGTCTGATAACCGAGGCCGAGGCTCAAAAACGTAAAAGCGATCTGCAAAAAGAGGTAGACTTCTACGGTGCAATGGACGGAGCAAGCAAGTTCGTTCAGGGGAACGTTACCGTTGGAATCCTCATAACCGTCATAAACATCGTCGGCGGAATGATTGTCGGCATGACACTCCACGGTGAAACCCTGGACGTTGCGGTCAATACCTATATCTCCCTAACCATCGGCGACGGCTTGATTTCCCAGTTTCCGGCCCTCCTGGTATCTACTGCGACGGGTCTCATTGTTACTCGTTCTATCTCAGACGGTACATTCGGAAGTGATGTGACCCAACAGTTCAGTAGACAGGGCAGGGTGTATTGGATTGCCGCCATTTTTCTCCTCGTTCTTTCCTTCCTGCCGGGCTTCCCCTGGTACGTACTGCTTCCCATGTCAATTGCATCTGGATTCCTTGCCTACCGGCTCAACCGAAGAGAGGTACGGAGAGAGGCTGAGGGGGTTATGGGTAAAAAATCGGAAGAAGAGCAGGCTGCCGCCGATCAAAGCAATGAAATCTCCCCTGTTGCCCCTCTGGATCCGATCAGCCTGGAGCTTGGGTACGGCCTGGTACCCCTGGTTGACAAGGATCAGGGTGCCGAACTTCTTGAACGGATAACAAAAATCCGCCGGGAGTCTGCCCTGGACCTGGGGCTCGTGGTTCCCCGAATTCGGATAATTGACAACATGCGGTTAGACCCCGCGGAGTACTGTCTTAAAATACGAGGTGTCGAGGTAGGCCGGGGGATGCTGCGGATGGGCATGTACTTATCCATTAATCCCGGAGGTGTAACCGAAGAAATCCCCGGTGAAAAAACCAGGGATCCGGCCTTCGGCTTACCAGCCCTGTGGATATCCGAGGACCAGCGTGATCGGGCGGAGCGTTCTGGATACACCGTGGTCGATCCGCCCTCCATTATCGCCACCCATCTAACTGAACTCATTAAGCGGCATGCCTCGGAAATTCTTGGAAGGCAGGAGGTGAAGGCAATCCTGGACACCTTGAAAAAGGATTATTCGGCTGTGGTAGAAGAAATCCAGGGGGTACTAGGTATAGGCGAAGTGCAGAAGGTGCTTCAAGGGTTATTGAGAGAACAGGTGAGTATTCGGAACATGGTGGCGATCTTGGAAACCCTGGCCGATTATGGCAAACTTACGAAAGATTTATCATTTCTCATTGAGAAAACCCGGCAGGCTCTGGCTCGGCAAATCACCATGCAATACGTGGATGAACAAAAGACCCTCCACGTGATTACCCTGGAACCGAGCCTAGAGCAGTCCATCATAGATTCGCGGTTAGAAACGGCGGGAGGAGTTGTATCCGGGTTACCTCCGGATGAACAGAGAAGGTGGATTAACGGGGTGTTGAACACCGTCAGAAGTGTCCAGGAGCAGGGGTATTACCCCATCATTCTATGCCAAGAAGCAGCACGGCCCCTGGTCAAGGAAAGCACGAAGCGGGATTTACCGGATTTGATTGTACTTTCAGTACCGGAAATCATTGATGAAATTAGAGTAGAAGGCATTGCAGAGATACAACTATGA